The DNA segment GGTCTGACAGAAGAAGAGGCATATCTTAAGATTCAACGCTACTCAATGGATAAACGCATATCTCTTCGAGAAGTCGCAGAGGCAATTATTTTAACACAAGAGATGAAAAGAAAGAAATGAGGCGCCAGCCAGGTATTATGAAAGAAAAAATCAGTTTAGAACAATGTATTGAAGAACTTGAGGATATGTTCCTCCGTGAAAAGGAAGAGTATC comes from the bacterium genome and includes:
- a CDS encoding ANTAR domain-containing protein, yielding GLTEEEAYLKIQRYSMDKRISLREVAEAIILTQEMKRKK